One window from the genome of Cucumis melo cultivar AY chromosome 10, USDA_Cmelo_AY_1.0, whole genome shotgun sequence encodes:
- the LOC103489209 gene encoding transcription factor bHLH49 isoform X5 gives MGLWSTQNGNVDVVRNQDMVGCSSSTASVVESFSSTIWEQSAHSQNLGISNIQGHNNSNTSNIIGISKASGCPVSSSSDIDRTLDISWNLSHNILKGGVYLPNIPGMLPPSLSQLPADSSFIERAARLSCFSGGNFGDIVGHFNIPDPVGVFSRGMGVIPDRWDEIPRNGLGLASVTGGQSQRNVINSETSKPVCLTNEHGATETDSPKNGSPLKLDDRGKLAVDGSANESDEAECSGGDGLGEPCTLEATGKELSAKGLGTRKRKRSGQKTELDQASGPLQQTTVSPKDDAETHRKRDQNPNSTANKGTGKHGKQASQPSDPPKEEYIHVRARRGQATNSHSLAERVRREKISERMKFLQELVPGCSKVTGKAVMLDEIINYVQSLQRQVEFLSMKLATVNPRLDINIDGVVTKDILQSRVGPLSTLGFSSHMPVACPPPNISHHELIPSNFPAIGSSEMLRSTMNSHMTQRSGGFKNPSQIKNVWDGELQNIVQMSFGMPTPPNC, from the exons ATGGGGCTATGGAGTACTCAAAATG GAAATGTGGATGTAGTTAGGAATCAGGATATGGTTGGTTGTTCTTCTTCCACTGCTTCTGTGGTAGAGTCGTTTAGCTCCACTATCTGGGAACAATCAGCTCATTCTCAAAACTTGGGAATTAGCAACATTCAAGGCCATAACAACTCCAATACTTCAAATATAATAGGAATTAGTAAGGCCAGCGGCTGTCCAGTTTCTTCAAGCAGTGACATTGATAGAACACTTGACATCAGCTGGAACCTATCccacaatattttaaaaggGGGTGTTTACCTACCTAATATTCCGGGCATGCTCCCGCCGAGTTTGTCTCAACTTCCAGCTGATTCTTCATTCATTGAGCGTGCAGCCAGGCTTTCCTGCTTTAGTGGAGGGAATTTCGGTGATATTGTTGGACATTTCAACATTCCTGACCCTGTGGGTGTTTTTTCCAGAGGTATGGGAGTAATACCTGACAGATGGGATGAGATTCCACGAAACGGGTTAGGTTTGGCATCTGTGACGGGAGGACAATCTCAAAGAAACGTGATTAACAGTGAAACTTCAAAGCCTGTTTGTTTGACTAATGAACATGGAGCTACTGAAACGGATTCACCTAAAAATGGAAGCCCTTTGAAATTGGATGATCGTGGTAAACTTGCTGTTGATGGTTCTGCTAATGAATCTGATGAAGCTGAGTGTAGCGGTGGTGATGGTTTGGGTGAGCCATGCACGTTAGAGGCCACGGGTAAGGAACTTTCTGCCAAGGGTCTCGGCacgaggaaaaggaaaagaagtggACAG AAGACTGAACTTGATCAAGCCAGTGGACCTCTTCAACAAACTACTGTTTCACCAAAGGATGATGCTGAAACTCACCGAAAAAGAGATCAAAATCCGAATTCAACTGCAAACAAGGGTACAGGAAAACATGGTAAACAGGCATCTCAACCTTCTGATCCTCCAAAGGAAGAGTATATTCATGTTAGAGCTCGAAGGGGCCAGGCAACAAACAGCCATAGTCTTGCAGAGAGG GTAAGGAGGGAGAAGATCAGTGAGAGGATGAAGTTTCTTCAAGAACTAGTCCCTGGTTGCAGCAAG GTTACTGGAAAGGCAGTGATGCTTGATGAAATCATCAACTATGTCCAATCACTGCAACGACAAGTCGAG TTTTTGTCAATGAAACTTGCTACCGTAAATCCAAGGTTGGATATAAACATCGATGGAGTTGTAACCAAAGAT ATTCTTCAATCACGAGTTGGTCCATTGTCGACATTGGGATTTTCTTCGCATATGCCCGTTGCTTGTCCTCCACCTAATATTTCTCATCATGAACTTATCCCAAGCAATTTTCCTGCCATAGGGAGCTCTGAGATGTTAAGAAGCACAATGAATTCTCATATGACTCAGAGGTCTGGTGGATTTAAGAATCCTTCTCAG ATAAAGAATGTGTGGGATGGTGAACTCCAAAACATTGTGCAGATGAGCTTTGGGATGCCCACTCCCCCAAATTGTTAG
- the LOC103489209 gene encoding transcription factor bHLH49 isoform X4 yields the protein MGLWSTQNGTLSEMGNVDVVRNQDMVGCSSSTASVVESFSSTIWEQSAHSQNLGISNIQGHNNSNTSNIIGISKASGCPVSSSSDIDRTLDISWNLSHNILKGGVYLPNIPGMLPPSLSQLPADSSFIERAARLSCFSGGNFGDIVGHFNIPDPVGVFSRGMGVIPDRWDEIPRNGLGLASVTGGQSQRNVINSETSKPVCLTNEHGATETDSPKNGSPLKLDDRGKLAVDGSANESDEAECSGGDGLGEPCTLEATGKELSAKGLGTRKRKRSGQKTELDQASGPLQQTTVSPKDDAETHRKRDQNPNSTANKGTGKHGKQASQPSDPPKEEYIHVRARRGQATNSHSLAERVRREKISERMKFLQELVPGCSKVTGKAVMLDEIINYVQSLQRQVEFLSMKLATVNPRLDINIDGVVTKDILQSRVGPLSTLGFSSHMPVACPPPNISHHELIPSNFPAIGSSEMLRSTMNSHMTQRSGGFKNPSQIKNVWDGELQNIVQMSFGMPTPPNC from the exons ATGGGGCTATGGAGTACTCAAAATGGTACATTATCTGAAATGG GAAATGTGGATGTAGTTAGGAATCAGGATATGGTTGGTTGTTCTTCTTCCACTGCTTCTGTGGTAGAGTCGTTTAGCTCCACTATCTGGGAACAATCAGCTCATTCTCAAAACTTGGGAATTAGCAACATTCAAGGCCATAACAACTCCAATACTTCAAATATAATAGGAATTAGTAAGGCCAGCGGCTGTCCAGTTTCTTCAAGCAGTGACATTGATAGAACACTTGACATCAGCTGGAACCTATCccacaatattttaaaaggGGGTGTTTACCTACCTAATATTCCGGGCATGCTCCCGCCGAGTTTGTCTCAACTTCCAGCTGATTCTTCATTCATTGAGCGTGCAGCCAGGCTTTCCTGCTTTAGTGGAGGGAATTTCGGTGATATTGTTGGACATTTCAACATTCCTGACCCTGTGGGTGTTTTTTCCAGAGGTATGGGAGTAATACCTGACAGATGGGATGAGATTCCACGAAACGGGTTAGGTTTGGCATCTGTGACGGGAGGACAATCTCAAAGAAACGTGATTAACAGTGAAACTTCAAAGCCTGTTTGTTTGACTAATGAACATGGAGCTACTGAAACGGATTCACCTAAAAATGGAAGCCCTTTGAAATTGGATGATCGTGGTAAACTTGCTGTTGATGGTTCTGCTAATGAATCTGATGAAGCTGAGTGTAGCGGTGGTGATGGTTTGGGTGAGCCATGCACGTTAGAGGCCACGGGTAAGGAACTTTCTGCCAAGGGTCTCGGCacgaggaaaaggaaaagaagtggACAG AAGACTGAACTTGATCAAGCCAGTGGACCTCTTCAACAAACTACTGTTTCACCAAAGGATGATGCTGAAACTCACCGAAAAAGAGATCAAAATCCGAATTCAACTGCAAACAAGGGTACAGGAAAACATGGTAAACAGGCATCTCAACCTTCTGATCCTCCAAAGGAAGAGTATATTCATGTTAGAGCTCGAAGGGGCCAGGCAACAAACAGCCATAGTCTTGCAGAGAGG GTAAGGAGGGAGAAGATCAGTGAGAGGATGAAGTTTCTTCAAGAACTAGTCCCTGGTTGCAGCAAG GTTACTGGAAAGGCAGTGATGCTTGATGAAATCATCAACTATGTCCAATCACTGCAACGACAAGTCGAG TTTTTGTCAATGAAACTTGCTACCGTAAATCCAAGGTTGGATATAAACATCGATGGAGTTGTAACCAAAGAT ATTCTTCAATCACGAGTTGGTCCATTGTCGACATTGGGATTTTCTTCGCATATGCCCGTTGCTTGTCCTCCACCTAATATTTCTCATCATGAACTTATCCCAAGCAATTTTCCTGCCATAGGGAGCTCTGAGATGTTAAGAAGCACAATGAATTCTCATATGACTCAGAGGTCTGGTGGATTTAAGAATCCTTCTCAG ATAAAGAATGTGTGGGATGGTGAACTCCAAAACATTGTGCAGATGAGCTTTGGGATGCCCACTCCCCCAAATTGTTAG
- the LOC103489209 gene encoding transcription factor bHLH49 isoform X2 yields MEYSKCQQIMDIGDRDKFRLESSIEGTVNCSNSMSSDWQFGETTLTSMPTGLVLPGNVDVVRNQDMVGCSSSTASVVESFSSTIWEQSAHSQNLGISNIQGHNNSNTSNIIGISKASGCPVSSSSDIDRTLDISWNLSHNILKGGVYLPNIPGMLPPSLSQLPADSSFIERAARLSCFSGGNFGDIVGHFNIPDPVGVFSRGMGVIPDRWDEIPRNGLGLASVTGGQSQRNVINSETSKPVCLTNEHGATETDSPKNGSPLKLDDRGKLAVDGSANESDEAECSGGDGLGEPCTLEATGKELSAKGLGTRKRKRSGQTELDQASGPLQQTTVSPKDDAETHRKRDQNPNSTANKGTGKHGKQASQPSDPPKEEYIHVRARRGQATNSHSLAERVRREKISERMKFLQELVPGCSKVTGKAVMLDEIINYVQSLQRQVEFLSMKLATVNPRLDINIDGVVTKDILQSRVGPLSTLGFSSHMPVACPPPNISHHELIPSNFPAIGSSEMLRSTMNSHMTQRSGGFKNPSQIKNVWDGELQNIVQMSFGMPTPPNC; encoded by the exons ATGGAGTACTCAAAATG TCAACAGATTATGGATATTGGCGACAGAGATAAATTTAGACTAGAAAGTAGCATAGAGGGTACTGTTAACTGTTCGAATAGCATGTCATCGGATTGGCAATTTGGCGAGACGACTCTCACGAGTATGCCGACTGGTTTGGTTTTGCCAGGAAATGTGGATGTAGTTAGGAATCAGGATATGGTTGGTTGTTCTTCTTCCACTGCTTCTGTGGTAGAGTCGTTTAGCTCCACTATCTGGGAACAATCAGCTCATTCTCAAAACTTGGGAATTAGCAACATTCAAGGCCATAACAACTCCAATACTTCAAATATAATAGGAATTAGTAAGGCCAGCGGCTGTCCAGTTTCTTCAAGCAGTGACATTGATAGAACACTTGACATCAGCTGGAACCTATCccacaatattttaaaaggGGGTGTTTACCTACCTAATATTCCGGGCATGCTCCCGCCGAGTTTGTCTCAACTTCCAGCTGATTCTTCATTCATTGAGCGTGCAGCCAGGCTTTCCTGCTTTAGTGGAGGGAATTTCGGTGATATTGTTGGACATTTCAACATTCCTGACCCTGTGGGTGTTTTTTCCAGAGGTATGGGAGTAATACCTGACAGATGGGATGAGATTCCACGAAACGGGTTAGGTTTGGCATCTGTGACGGGAGGACAATCTCAAAGAAACGTGATTAACAGTGAAACTTCAAAGCCTGTTTGTTTGACTAATGAACATGGAGCTACTGAAACGGATTCACCTAAAAATGGAAGCCCTTTGAAATTGGATGATCGTGGTAAACTTGCTGTTGATGGTTCTGCTAATGAATCTGATGAAGCTGAGTGTAGCGGTGGTGATGGTTTGGGTGAGCCATGCACGTTAGAGGCCACGGGTAAGGAACTTTCTGCCAAGGGTCTCGGCacgaggaaaaggaaaagaagtggACAG ACTGAACTTGATCAAGCCAGTGGACCTCTTCAACAAACTACTGTTTCACCAAAGGATGATGCTGAAACTCACCGAAAAAGAGATCAAAATCCGAATTCAACTGCAAACAAGGGTACAGGAAAACATGGTAAACAGGCATCTCAACCTTCTGATCCTCCAAAGGAAGAGTATATTCATGTTAGAGCTCGAAGGGGCCAGGCAACAAACAGCCATAGTCTTGCAGAGAGG GTAAGGAGGGAGAAGATCAGTGAGAGGATGAAGTTTCTTCAAGAACTAGTCCCTGGTTGCAGCAAG GTTACTGGAAAGGCAGTGATGCTTGATGAAATCATCAACTATGTCCAATCACTGCAACGACAAGTCGAG TTTTTGTCAATGAAACTTGCTACCGTAAATCCAAGGTTGGATATAAACATCGATGGAGTTGTAACCAAAGAT ATTCTTCAATCACGAGTTGGTCCATTGTCGACATTGGGATTTTCTTCGCATATGCCCGTTGCTTGTCCTCCACCTAATATTTCTCATCATGAACTTATCCCAAGCAATTTTCCTGCCATAGGGAGCTCTGAGATGTTAAGAAGCACAATGAATTCTCATATGACTCAGAGGTCTGGTGGATTTAAGAATCCTTCTCAG ATAAAGAATGTGTGGGATGGTGAACTCCAAAACATTGTGCAGATGAGCTTTGGGATGCCCACTCCCCCAAATTGTTAG
- the LOC103489209 gene encoding transcription factor bHLH49 isoform X1 gives MEYSKCQQIMDIGDRDKFRLESSIEGTVNCSNSMSSDWQFGETTLTSMPTGLVLPGNVDVVRNQDMVGCSSSTASVVESFSSTIWEQSAHSQNLGISNIQGHNNSNTSNIIGISKASGCPVSSSSDIDRTLDISWNLSHNILKGGVYLPNIPGMLPPSLSQLPADSSFIERAARLSCFSGGNFGDIVGHFNIPDPVGVFSRGMGVIPDRWDEIPRNGLGLASVTGGQSQRNVINSETSKPVCLTNEHGATETDSPKNGSPLKLDDRGKLAVDGSANESDEAECSGGDGLGEPCTLEATGKELSAKGLGTRKRKRSGQKTELDQASGPLQQTTVSPKDDAETHRKRDQNPNSTANKGTGKHGKQASQPSDPPKEEYIHVRARRGQATNSHSLAERVRREKISERMKFLQELVPGCSKVTGKAVMLDEIINYVQSLQRQVEFLSMKLATVNPRLDINIDGVVTKDILQSRVGPLSTLGFSSHMPVACPPPNISHHELIPSNFPAIGSSEMLRSTMNSHMTQRSGGFKNPSQIKNVWDGELQNIVQMSFGMPTPPNC, from the exons ATGGAGTACTCAAAATG TCAACAGATTATGGATATTGGCGACAGAGATAAATTTAGACTAGAAAGTAGCATAGAGGGTACTGTTAACTGTTCGAATAGCATGTCATCGGATTGGCAATTTGGCGAGACGACTCTCACGAGTATGCCGACTGGTTTGGTTTTGCCAGGAAATGTGGATGTAGTTAGGAATCAGGATATGGTTGGTTGTTCTTCTTCCACTGCTTCTGTGGTAGAGTCGTTTAGCTCCACTATCTGGGAACAATCAGCTCATTCTCAAAACTTGGGAATTAGCAACATTCAAGGCCATAACAACTCCAATACTTCAAATATAATAGGAATTAGTAAGGCCAGCGGCTGTCCAGTTTCTTCAAGCAGTGACATTGATAGAACACTTGACATCAGCTGGAACCTATCccacaatattttaaaaggGGGTGTTTACCTACCTAATATTCCGGGCATGCTCCCGCCGAGTTTGTCTCAACTTCCAGCTGATTCTTCATTCATTGAGCGTGCAGCCAGGCTTTCCTGCTTTAGTGGAGGGAATTTCGGTGATATTGTTGGACATTTCAACATTCCTGACCCTGTGGGTGTTTTTTCCAGAGGTATGGGAGTAATACCTGACAGATGGGATGAGATTCCACGAAACGGGTTAGGTTTGGCATCTGTGACGGGAGGACAATCTCAAAGAAACGTGATTAACAGTGAAACTTCAAAGCCTGTTTGTTTGACTAATGAACATGGAGCTACTGAAACGGATTCACCTAAAAATGGAAGCCCTTTGAAATTGGATGATCGTGGTAAACTTGCTGTTGATGGTTCTGCTAATGAATCTGATGAAGCTGAGTGTAGCGGTGGTGATGGTTTGGGTGAGCCATGCACGTTAGAGGCCACGGGTAAGGAACTTTCTGCCAAGGGTCTCGGCacgaggaaaaggaaaagaagtggACAG AAGACTGAACTTGATCAAGCCAGTGGACCTCTTCAACAAACTACTGTTTCACCAAAGGATGATGCTGAAACTCACCGAAAAAGAGATCAAAATCCGAATTCAACTGCAAACAAGGGTACAGGAAAACATGGTAAACAGGCATCTCAACCTTCTGATCCTCCAAAGGAAGAGTATATTCATGTTAGAGCTCGAAGGGGCCAGGCAACAAACAGCCATAGTCTTGCAGAGAGG GTAAGGAGGGAGAAGATCAGTGAGAGGATGAAGTTTCTTCAAGAACTAGTCCCTGGTTGCAGCAAG GTTACTGGAAAGGCAGTGATGCTTGATGAAATCATCAACTATGTCCAATCACTGCAACGACAAGTCGAG TTTTTGTCAATGAAACTTGCTACCGTAAATCCAAGGTTGGATATAAACATCGATGGAGTTGTAACCAAAGAT ATTCTTCAATCACGAGTTGGTCCATTGTCGACATTGGGATTTTCTTCGCATATGCCCGTTGCTTGTCCTCCACCTAATATTTCTCATCATGAACTTATCCCAAGCAATTTTCCTGCCATAGGGAGCTCTGAGATGTTAAGAAGCACAATGAATTCTCATATGACTCAGAGGTCTGGTGGATTTAAGAATCCTTCTCAG ATAAAGAATGTGTGGGATGGTGAACTCCAAAACATTGTGCAGATGAGCTTTGGGATGCCCACTCCCCCAAATTGTTAG
- the LOC103489209 gene encoding transcription factor bHLH49 isoform X3: MDIGDRDKFRLESSIEGTVNCSNSMSSDWQFGETTLTSMPTGLVLPGNVDVVRNQDMVGCSSSTASVVESFSSTIWEQSAHSQNLGISNIQGHNNSNTSNIIGISKASGCPVSSSSDIDRTLDISWNLSHNILKGGVYLPNIPGMLPPSLSQLPADSSFIERAARLSCFSGGNFGDIVGHFNIPDPVGVFSRGMGVIPDRWDEIPRNGLGLASVTGGQSQRNVINSETSKPVCLTNEHGATETDSPKNGSPLKLDDRGKLAVDGSANESDEAECSGGDGLGEPCTLEATGKELSAKGLGTRKRKRSGQTELDQASGPLQQTTVSPKDDAETHRKRDQNPNSTANKGTGKHGKQASQPSDPPKEEYIHVRARRGQATNSHSLAERVRREKISERMKFLQELVPGCSKVTGKAVMLDEIINYVQSLQRQVEFLSMKLATVNPRLDINIDGVVTKDILQSRVGPLSTLGFSSHMPVACPPPNISHHELIPSNFPAIGSSEMLRSTMNSHMTQRSGGFKNPSQIKNVWDGELQNIVQMSFGMPTPPNC, from the exons ATGGATATTGGCGACAGAGATAAATTTAGACTAGAAAGTAGCATAGAGGGTACTGTTAACTGTTCGAATAGCATGTCATCGGATTGGCAATTTGGCGAGACGACTCTCACGAGTATGCCGACTGGTTTGGTTTTGCCAGGAAATGTGGATGTAGTTAGGAATCAGGATATGGTTGGTTGTTCTTCTTCCACTGCTTCTGTGGTAGAGTCGTTTAGCTCCACTATCTGGGAACAATCAGCTCATTCTCAAAACTTGGGAATTAGCAACATTCAAGGCCATAACAACTCCAATACTTCAAATATAATAGGAATTAGTAAGGCCAGCGGCTGTCCAGTTTCTTCAAGCAGTGACATTGATAGAACACTTGACATCAGCTGGAACCTATCccacaatattttaaaaggGGGTGTTTACCTACCTAATATTCCGGGCATGCTCCCGCCGAGTTTGTCTCAACTTCCAGCTGATTCTTCATTCATTGAGCGTGCAGCCAGGCTTTCCTGCTTTAGTGGAGGGAATTTCGGTGATATTGTTGGACATTTCAACATTCCTGACCCTGTGGGTGTTTTTTCCAGAGGTATGGGAGTAATACCTGACAGATGGGATGAGATTCCACGAAACGGGTTAGGTTTGGCATCTGTGACGGGAGGACAATCTCAAAGAAACGTGATTAACAGTGAAACTTCAAAGCCTGTTTGTTTGACTAATGAACATGGAGCTACTGAAACGGATTCACCTAAAAATGGAAGCCCTTTGAAATTGGATGATCGTGGTAAACTTGCTGTTGATGGTTCTGCTAATGAATCTGATGAAGCTGAGTGTAGCGGTGGTGATGGTTTGGGTGAGCCATGCACGTTAGAGGCCACGGGTAAGGAACTTTCTGCCAAGGGTCTCGGCacgaggaaaaggaaaagaagtggACAG ACTGAACTTGATCAAGCCAGTGGACCTCTTCAACAAACTACTGTTTCACCAAAGGATGATGCTGAAACTCACCGAAAAAGAGATCAAAATCCGAATTCAACTGCAAACAAGGGTACAGGAAAACATGGTAAACAGGCATCTCAACCTTCTGATCCTCCAAAGGAAGAGTATATTCATGTTAGAGCTCGAAGGGGCCAGGCAACAAACAGCCATAGTCTTGCAGAGAGG GTAAGGAGGGAGAAGATCAGTGAGAGGATGAAGTTTCTTCAAGAACTAGTCCCTGGTTGCAGCAAG GTTACTGGAAAGGCAGTGATGCTTGATGAAATCATCAACTATGTCCAATCACTGCAACGACAAGTCGAG TTTTTGTCAATGAAACTTGCTACCGTAAATCCAAGGTTGGATATAAACATCGATGGAGTTGTAACCAAAGAT ATTCTTCAATCACGAGTTGGTCCATTGTCGACATTGGGATTTTCTTCGCATATGCCCGTTGCTTGTCCTCCACCTAATATTTCTCATCATGAACTTATCCCAAGCAATTTTCCTGCCATAGGGAGCTCTGAGATGTTAAGAAGCACAATGAATTCTCATATGACTCAGAGGTCTGGTGGATTTAAGAATCCTTCTCAG ATAAAGAATGTGTGGGATGGTGAACTCCAAAACATTGTGCAGATGAGCTTTGGGATGCCCACTCCCCCAAATTGTTAG
- the LOC103489207 gene encoding putative pentatricopeptide repeat-containing protein At1g68930, whose amino-acid sequence MSSSSNYYTAALKFCCEARNRAQVKKLHCRIIRTVPNPETFLYNNLINTYGKLGDLKNARNVFDQIPQPNLFSWNTLLSAYSRLGYLQDMERVFDLMPNHDVVSWNSLLSGYAGNSWISESVRVYNMMLKDGSVNLNRITFSTMLILSSNRGFVDLGRQIHGQIFKFGYQSYLFVGSPLVDMYAKTGFINDAKRIFEEIPEKNIVVYNTMITGLLRCGFIVEAEQLFDKMPEKDSISWTTIITGLTQNGLFKEAVDKFEEMGREGFCMDQFTFGSVLTACGGLLALDEGKQIHAYIIRTDYQDNIFVGSALLDMYCKCRNVKYAEAVFRKMRHKNVISWTAMLVGYGQNGYSEEAVRIFCDMQRNETHPDDFTLGSVISSCANLASLEEGAQFHGQALASGLISFVTVSNALITLYGKCGSLEHAHQLFHEMKIRDEVSWTALVSGYAQFGKANETISLFETMLAHGIVPDGVTFVGVLSACSRAGLVEKGYHYFECMVKEHGITPIPDHYTCMIDLLSRAGRLEEAKNFINQMPFSPDAIGWATLLSSCRLNGNLEIGKWAAESLHKLEPQNPASYILLSSIYAAKGKWDDVAKLRKGMREMGVRKEPGHSWIKYKNKVHIFSADDRSSPFSDQIYAKLECLYLKMIEEGYVPDMSFVLHDVEKSEKIKMLNHHSEKLAIAFGLLFIPDGLQIRVVKNLRVCGDCHNATKYISRITQREILVRDAVRFHLFKDGVCSCGDFW is encoded by the coding sequence ATGTCTTCTTCATCAAATTACTACACTGCTGCGCTTAAGTTTTGCTGCGAAGCTCGAAATCGAGCCCAAGTTAAGAAGCTTCATTGCCGCATCATCAGAACTGTACCAAATCCAGAAACTTTTCTGTACAATAACCTCATCAATACTTACGGGAAACTTGGGGACTTGAAGAATGCACGGAACGTATTCGATCAAATTCCTCAACCAAATCTTTTTTCATGGAACACGCTGCTGTCAGCTTACTCAAGATTGGGTTACCTTCAAGATATGGAACGCGTCTTTGACCTCATGCCGAACCATGATGTGGTCTCTTGGAACTCGCTTCTTTCTGGTTATGCGGGTAACAGTTGGATTTCCGAATCGGTTAGAGTTTATAACATGATGTTAAAAGATGGGTCGGTAAACTTGAATAGGATTACATTCTCTACTATGTTAATACTCTCATCTAATCGAGGATTTGTTGATTTGGGTCGGCAAATTCATGGGCAAATCTTCAAATTTGGTTATCAATCTTATCTGTTTGTTGGGAGTCCTTTAGTAGATATGTATGCAAAAACGGGATTTATCAATGATGCGAAACGGATCTTTGAAGAGATACCTGAGAAGAATATAGTTGTGTATAATACTATGATCACAGGTCTTTTGCGGTGTGGATTTATTGTAGAAGCTGAGCAATTGTTTGATAAAATGCCAGAAAAAGATTCGATTTCATGGACAACTATCATAACTGGACTTACCCAAAATGGTCTGTTTAAAGAAGCAGTCGATAAGTTTGAAGAAATGGGAAGAGAAGGTTTTTGCATGGATCAGTTCACCTTTGGGAGTGTGTTGACTGCATGTGGAGGTCTTCTGGCACTTGATGAGGGAAAGCAAATTCACGCCTATATTATCAGGACTGATTATCAAGATAACATATTTGTAGGAAGTGCTCTACTTGACATGTATTGTAAGTGTCGCAATGTAAAATATGCGGAAGCAGTGTTTAGGAAAATGAGGCACAAGAATGTAATATCATGGACAGCAATGCTAGTTGGTTATGGTCAGAATGGATACAGTGAAGAAGCCGTTAGGATATTTTGTGATATGCAGAGAAATGAGACTCATCCAGATGATTTTACTCTAGGGAGTGTAATTAGCTCATGTGCAAACCTCGCGAGCCTAGAAGAGGGTGCCCAGTTTCATGGCCAAGCTTTAGCTTCTGGTTTAATTAGTTTTGTTACGGTTTCAAATGCTCTAATCACTCTATATGGTAAATGTGGAAGCCTAGAACATGCCCACCAGTTGTTTCATGAAATGAAAATAAGGGATGAAGTTTCTTGGACAGCTTTAGTCTCAGGGTATGCACAATTTGGAAAAGCCAATGAAACAATATCTCTGTTCGAAACAATGTTGGCCCATGGTATCGTACCTGATGGAGTTACTTTCGTTGGAGTTCTATCAGCTTGTAGTAGAGCGGGTTTAGTGGAGAAAGGTTATCACTATTTTGAATGTATGGTGAAAGAACATGGCATCACACCAATCCCCGATCACTACACATGCATGATTGACCTTCTCAGCCGAGCTGGAAGATTAGAAGAAGCAAAAAACTTCATTAACCAGATGCCTTTTAGTCCTGATGCAATTGGTTGGGCCACATTGCTAAGTTCTTGTAGACTCAATGGGAATCTGGAAATTGGTAAATGGGCTGCCGAGTCTCTTCATAAACTAGAGCCGCAAAACCCTGCTAGTTATATTTTATTATCAAGCATTTATGCTGCAAAAGGTAAATGGGATGATGTAGCAAAATTGAGGAAGGGAATGAGGGAAATGGGAGTGAGAAAGGAACCGGGACATAGTTggatcaaatataaaaataaagtgCACATTTTCTCAGCTGACGACCGGTCAAGTCCATTTTCAGATCAGATATATGCCAAGTTGGAATGTTTGTATCTAAAAATGATTGAGGAAGGGTATGTGCCTGATATGAGTTTTGTTCTCCATGATGTTGAGAAGTCAGAGAAAATTAAGATGCTTAATCACCACAGTGAGAAACTTGCTATTGCCTTTGGGTTGTTATTTATACCTGACGGTCTTCAAATACGAGTTGTAAAAAATCTCAGGGTCTGTGGCGATTGCCACAATGCCACAAAATACATTTCTAGGATCACCCAGAGAGAGATACTCGTAAGAGATGCAGTCCGTTTCCATTTGTTCAAGGACGGAGTGTGTTCCTGTGGGGATTTCTGGTAG